From Mannheimia pernigra, one genomic window encodes:
- a CDS encoding Card1-like endonuclease domain-containing protein, with protein sequence MQKYDVHFCLVSDQAAPNLLPLLDSKFKPKEVVLIVTQRMKEKGQFLAETFKKVGVKSTITVLQDEFNFGLMEDEFFKLAEEYEEQNIALNVTGATKLISIAAEHAFSALGKPIFYVDTDNNRMVFISKDDKNNWVPDQIMNAKTSLDIYLSSYGGRTLKQSDVKSREKLVESVSGWIKQYDKYRVVIPMLNLLATKSEQSGFKTSFTDAKCKKIAVLDELLRELNALDLIDYCNDRIDFRNTKTKDFFSGGWLEDYTYLQIQDVKQIDDLACGIEVANSKYQIGKNEYSKENKGNMNEFDIAFMANNKFHIIEVKTQLMGKNGGIKSEDILYKLETLKDYGGYMTKKCLVTYFDVPESVQNRAKFLKIELIQAKDLQQLKSKIQNWIGKK encoded by the coding sequence ATGCAAAAGTATGATGTACATTTTTGTTTAGTTTCTGATCAAGCTGCACCAAATTTATTACCTCTTTTAGACAGTAAATTTAAACCTAAAGAAGTTGTTTTAATTGTTACCCAAAGAATGAAAGAAAAAGGGCAATTTTTAGCGGAAACCTTTAAAAAAGTGGGTGTAAAATCAACTATTACTGTATTACAAGATGAATTTAATTTTGGCTTAATGGAAGACGAATTTTTTAAATTAGCTGAAGAATATGAAGAACAAAATATTGCACTCAATGTAACTGGTGCAACTAAATTGATCTCTATTGCTGCGGAACACGCTTTCTCTGCATTAGGGAAACCTATTTTTTATGTAGATACCGATAATAATAGAATGGTCTTTATTTCAAAAGATGATAAAAATAATTGGGTACCAGACCAAATAATGAATGCCAAAACGTCGTTAGATATTTATCTTTCTTCTTACGGTGGTAGAACATTAAAACAGTCTGATGTTAAATCAAGAGAAAAACTTGTGGAATCGGTAAGTGGCTGGATAAAACAGTATGATAAATACAGAGTAGTAATTCCTATGTTAAATTTACTTGCCACTAAATCTGAACAAAGCGGGTTTAAAACCAGTTTTACTGATGCAAAATGTAAAAAAATTGCGGTGCTGGATGAGCTATTAAGAGAATTAAATGCACTTGATCTCATTGATTACTGCAATGATCGTATTGATTTTAGAAATACAAAAACCAAAGATTTTTTTAGCGGTGGTTGGTTAGAAGATTATACCTATCTGCAAATACAAGATGTTAAACAAATTGATGATTTAGCTTGTGGTATTGAAGTGGCAAATTCAAAATATCAAATAGGCAAAAATGAATATAGCAAAGAAAATAAAGGAAATATGAATGAATTTGATATTGCCTTTATGGCAAACAATAAATTCCATATTATTGAAGTTAAAACGCAACTGATGGGAAAAAATGGCGGTATTAAATCTGAAGATATTTTATATAAATTGGAAACATTAAAAGATTATGGAGGCTATATGACCAAAAAATGTTTGGTTACTTATTTCGATGTACCTGAATCGGTACAAAATAGAGCTAAATTTTTAAAAATTGAACTTATTCAGGCAAAAGACTTACAGCAGTTGAAATCAAAAATTCAAAATTGGATTGGTAAGAAATAA
- the csm6 gene encoding CRISPR-associated ring nuclease Csm6, protein MNTPPKKILLSVTGMSPAVVTETLYALVTEKGFIPDEIRVITTQQGKNQVLKTLCGIEGGRKEQKGALEEFISDYGEQFGFQQIHFDESCIEIIRDHNDQKLSDIRSPEENNLAADQIVSLVGQLCQNPQNQLHVSIAGGRKTMGFFMGYALSLYGREHDSLSHVLVSAEFENLPSFYYPKPYSHKIMNSQGVEFDAQNAKVMLAEIPWVRLGLGISDELLGGRISYSDSVLKAQQILAKPSLTFLSPIDDQNVRFGNTEIKLAPKEYSFLLSLVLAKQKHIAYSLFNEDVFAMYLAIYTILKGSAESLENRVKFVKNEAEFAEETKKIYSESCHHLGKRIKKEFSIGHCETPYIPSSSHQCYELLIEEENIDISAILPDLQGKI, encoded by the coding sequence ATGAACACACCACCCAAAAAAATCCTCCTTTCCGTCACTGGAATGTCCCCTGCTGTCGTGACGGAAACGCTTTATGCCCTTGTGACGGAAAAAGGCTTTATTCCCGATGAAATTCGGGTGATTACCACTCAACAGGGCAAAAATCAGGTGCTAAAAACCTTGTGTGGTATAGAAGGCGGACGAAAAGAGCAAAAAGGGGCGTTGGAAGAATTTATTAGTGATTATGGCGAACAATTCGGCTTTCAGCAGATTCATTTTGATGAAAGTTGCATTGAAATAATTCGGGATCATAATGACCAAAAACTGTCCGATATTCGCTCACCCGAAGAGAATAATTTAGCGGCGGATCAAATTGTAAGCTTGGTAGGGCAACTTTGCCAAAATCCACAGAACCAATTACACGTTTCGATTGCTGGTGGGCGAAAAACCATGGGCTTTTTTATGGGTTATGCGTTATCGCTTTATGGGCGGGAGCACGACAGCCTTTCGCACGTTTTGGTCTCTGCCGAATTTGAGAACTTACCGAGCTTTTATTATCCGAAACCCTATTCGCACAAAATTATGAATAGCCAAGGGGTAGAATTTGATGCCCAGAATGCCAAAGTGATGTTGGCGGAAATTCCTTGGGTTCGGTTAGGATTAGGGATTTCGGATGAATTATTGGGCGGCAGAATTTCATATAGTGATTCCGTGTTAAAAGCTCAACAAATTTTGGCAAAACCGAGCCTAACGTTTTTAAGCCCGATCGATGATCAAAATGTACGATTCGGAAATACGGAAATCAAACTCGCCCCCAAAGAGTATAGTTTTTTATTGAGTTTAGTATTGGCGAAACAGAAACATATAGCATATTCATTATTTAATGAAGACGTTTTTGCGATGTATTTAGCTATTTACACTATTTTAAAAGGCAGCGCAGAAAGTTTGGAAAATCGGGTGAAATTTGTGAAAAATGAAGCTGAATTTGCCGAAGAAACAAAAAAAATCTATTCGGAATCTTGTCATCATTTAGGGAAAAGAATTAAAAAGGAATTTTCAATCGGTCATTGTGAAACACCATATATACCATCTTCTTCACATCAATGTTACGAATTATTGATCGAGGAAGAAAATATTGATATTTCCGCTATTTTGCCAGATTTACAAGGCAAAATTTAA
- the cas2 gene encoding CRISPR-associated endonuclease Cas2, whose translation MDTNRTRYLIAYDIADHKRLYRVHKKVEAYAIGGQKSFYECWLTVHELTQLRNSVSEIMQHDEDRLFIFQLFNNTEPLLFGKAKLQSTQPFLLI comes from the coding sequence ATGGATACTAATCGAACTCGCTATCTGATCGCCTACGATATTGCCGATCATAAGCGGCTTTATCGGGTACATAAGAAAGTAGAAGCCTATGCGATTGGTGGGCAAAAATCGTTTTATGAATGTTGGCTCACTGTTCACGAATTAACACAATTGCGTAATAGTGTCAGCGAAATTATGCAACACGATGAAGATCGGCTTTTTATTTTCCAACTGTTTAACAATACCGAGCCTTTATTATTCGGTAAGGCTAAATTGCAATCTACCCAACCTTTTCTGTTAATTTAG
- the cas1 gene encoding CRISPR-associated endonuclease Cas1: MSSLYIDRKGTSIKLSGETLVCYENEERVGTIPLAPIERIYLKGDVTLQSSLLAKLGEKGIGIICLSGRKNTPTLFMSQPHNDAERRLAQYELSQNEAFCLAFAKKLVTLKLVTQKNWLWQAANTRLDKKCLLVPKAEELDQLIGKIHSQTTLSSLRGIEGRAASAYFTALSQYLPPSLKFDGRNRRPPRDPFNAVLSLTYTLLHSEAVLAIYGAGLDPYIGFYHSLDYGRESFACDLIEPIRPLVDNWLLGLFRNETLRIEYFSTTQEGCLLGKTGRVHFYQEYEKQVANWRKMLTENCYDLIKVFKMQTAAISPQRRSILPNEIIQPPETDWLQWLENFYFNQRTMMSEIIFHF; encoded by the coding sequence ATGTCCAGCTTATATATTGATCGTAAAGGAACTAGCATTAAATTAAGCGGTGAAACTTTAGTTTGCTATGAAAATGAGGAGCGTGTCGGCACAATTCCGCTTGCACCCATTGAAAGGATTTATCTTAAAGGCGATGTCACATTGCAATCCTCTTTACTAGCTAAACTTGGTGAAAAAGGCATTGGTATTATTTGTCTTTCTGGTCGAAAAAATACACCGACGCTTTTTATGTCCCAACCGCATAATGATGCAGAACGCCGTTTAGCACAATATGAACTATCACAAAATGAAGCTTTTTGTTTAGCCTTTGCCAAAAAATTAGTTACCTTGAAATTAGTGACACAGAAAAATTGGCTATGGCAGGCAGCAAATACTCGTCTAGATAAAAAATGCTTACTTGTACCAAAAGCTGAAGAATTAGATCAGTTAATCGGTAAAATTCACTCACAAACCACTCTTTCCTCTTTGCGGGGTATTGAAGGTAGAGCAGCAAGTGCTTATTTCACCGCACTCAGTCAATATTTACCTCCTTCATTAAAATTTGATGGTAGAAATCGCCGTCCACCAAGAGATCCCTTTAATGCGGTTCTCTCCCTCACTTATACTTTACTCCACAGCGAAGCTGTCCTTGCGATTTATGGGGCTGGGCTTGATCCCTACATCGGCTTTTATCATTCATTAGATTATGGACGTGAATCCTTCGCCTGCGATTTAATTGAGCCTATTCGACCGCTTGTTGATAATTGGTTATTAGGGCTGTTTCGTAATGAGACTTTACGTATCGAATATTTTTCAACAACTCAAGAAGGGTGTCTATTAGGAAAAACTGGGCGAGTGCATTTTTATCAAGAATATGAAAAACAAGTGGCTAACTGGCGAAAAATGCTGACGGAAAATTGCTATGATTTGATCAAAGTATTTAAAATGCAAACGGCAGCAATTTCACCTCAACGCCGTTCAATCCTACCGAATGAAATCATTCAACCCCCAGAAACAGATTGGTTGCAATGGTTAGAAAACTTTTATTTTAACCAACGCACAATGATGAGTGAGATTATCTTCCACTTTTAA
- the cas2 gene encoding CRISPR-associated endonuclease Cas2 gives MQYLIGYDISSPKRLQKIHHRMVAFSTPIQYSVFLYDGDIKGLQKCLIEVLEIFNKKEDDLRVYPLLTGAKQWQLGKAILPEGIIWTALPFNSSLN, from the coding sequence ATGCAATATTTAATTGGCTACGATATTTCTAGCCCTAAGCGACTACAAAAAATCCATCATCGAATGGTAGCATTCTCTACCCCAATTCAATATAGTGTTTTTCTCTACGATGGAGATATTAAAGGACTACAAAAATGTCTGATTGAGGTATTGGAAATCTTCAATAAAAAGGAAGATGATCTGCGAGTATATCCTCTACTAACAGGAGCTAAACAGTGGCAACTAGGTAAAGCCATTTTGCCTGAGGGGATTATTTGGACGGCTTTACCCTTTAACTCATCACTTAATTAG
- a CDS encoding chorismate--pyruvate lyase family protein, whose amino-acid sequence MYTNYRNILSACKWKVGAGTLSLTQQEWLLHEGSLTQKLLDVTSNFNVEVVQEKWIAKNSQKMTACNEQYWRREVLLKDGDTNWIFAQTLVPKKTIENIAQSVLRLGNEPIGLWLFSQQPTRTKLEWTQAENGLFARRGVYEINGYSLEIKELFLATFPYL is encoded by the coding sequence ATGTACACAAATTATCGCAATATATTGTCGGCTTGCAAATGGAAAGTGGGTGCTGGTACGCTTTCCTTAACCCAACAAGAATGGCTTTTGCACGAAGGCTCGCTCACCCAAAAGTTGCTTGATGTTACCTCTAATTTTAATGTGGAAGTGGTGCAAGAAAAATGGATTGCAAAAAATTCACAAAAAATGACCGCTTGTAATGAACAATATTGGCGACGAGAAGTATTATTAAAAGATGGCGACACAAATTGGATCTTCGCCCAAACGCTCGTGCCGAAAAAAACGATTGAAAATATCGCCCAAAGCGTCTTAAGGTTGGGTAATGAGCCGATTGGCTTGTGGCTCTTTTCCCAACAACCAACTCGAACTAAATTAGAATGGACTCAAGCTGAAAACGGCTTGTTTGCTCGCCGTGGTGTATATGAAATTAACGGCTATTCGCTTGAAATCAAAGAGTTGTTTTTGGCGACATTTCCGTATTTATAA
- the udp gene encoding uridine phosphorylase, protein MSDVFHLGLTKAMLKGAKIAIVPGDPARSERIAKKMENPEFLASTREFTSWLGYLDGEPVVVCSTGIGGPSVSICVEELAQLGIRTFLRIGTTGAIQEHINVGDILITTGAVRLDGASQHFAPMEYPAVANFECTNALYAAAVDAGVKPYVGITASSDTFYPGQERYDTFTGKIYRHFQGSLKQWQDLNVMNFEMESATLFTMCSALGLRAGMVAGVIVNRTQQEIPNEATIHDTEHKAVSVVVEAARKLI, encoded by the coding sequence ATGTCTGATGTATTCCACCTAGGTTTAACAAAAGCGATGCTAAAAGGTGCAAAAATTGCGATAGTGCCAGGTGATCCAGCACGCTCTGAGCGTATTGCGAAAAAAATGGAAAACCCTGAGTTTTTAGCGTCCACCCGTGAATTTACCTCTTGGTTAGGTTATTTAGATGGAGAGCCAGTTGTAGTCTGCTCAACAGGCATTGGTGGTCCATCCGTTTCTATTTGTGTTGAAGAGCTAGCCCAATTAGGTATTCGAACCTTTTTACGCATTGGCACAACAGGAGCAATTCAAGAACATATTAACGTGGGCGATATTTTAATTACCACAGGTGCAGTGCGTTTAGATGGCGCAAGTCAGCACTTTGCCCCAATGGAATACCCTGCGGTGGCAAACTTTGAATGTACAAATGCTCTTTATGCTGCAGCGGTTGATGCTGGCGTTAAACCTTATGTTGGGATTACCGCTTCTTCCGACACATTCTATCCAGGGCAAGAGCGTTACGACACCTTTACCGGCAAAATTTATCGCCATTTTCAAGGTTCATTAAAACAGTGGCAAGATTTAAACGTAATGAATTTTGAAATGGAATCTGCAACACTCTTTACGATGTGCTCTGCACTAGGCTTGCGTGCTGGAATGGTTGCGGGGGTTATTGTAAACCGTACTCAACAAGAAATTCCAAATGAAGCAACCATTCACGATACAGAACATAAGGCGGTTTCGGTAGTGGTTGAAGCAGCAAGAAAATTAATTTAA
- a CDS encoding PT domain-containing protein codes for MNANQPTNQPTNQPTNQPTNQPTNQPTNQPTNQPTNQPTNQPTNQPTNQPTNQPTNQPTNQPTKPTVAVISLTTANPALSNAIESVKKQTYPCKHYIFVNGEQYYRSASEIIQKFNHLTVIYSPIGIYDIDQLISMLVREDFVFYLPEDNSFAATYIEAQIKKSR; via the coding sequence ATGAATGCCAACCAACCAACCAACCAACCAACCAACCAACCAACCAACCAACCAACCAACCAACCAACCAACCAACCAACCAACCAACCAACCAACCAACCAACCAACCAACCAACCAACCAACCAACCAACCAACCAACCAACCAACCAACCAACCAACCAACCAACCAACCAACCAACCAACCAACCAAGCCAACGGTAGCGGTTATTAGCTTAACAACAGCGAATCCCGCATTGAGCAACGCAATTGAAAGCGTGAAAAAGCAAACGTACCCTTGCAAACACTATATTTTTGTTAATGGCGAGCAATATTACCGATCTGCATCGGAAATCATTCAAAAATTTAATCATTTAACTGTGATTTATTCGCCGATAGGTATTTACGATATTGATCAACTGATTTCAATGTTGGTAAGAGAGGATTTTGTTTTCTATTTGCCTGAAGATAATTCTTTTGCAGCTACTTATATCGAAGCTCAAATAAAAAAATCAAGATAA